From Roseburia hominis, the proteins below share one genomic window:
- a CDS encoding DUF6870 family protein gives MFAGFFSWEGKIPHHFVACDLRKGFSERTGDEMVVTVEELRRLEDKDIRDLRREDLDNAGDILIDRQKPANQRMREFLEKTKNPYAENVGDYILQVTYSKTSEETLEDKMVQLAKRMTRIPL, from the coding sequence ATGTTCGCAGGATTTTTTTCGTGGGAGGGTAAAATTCCGCATCATTTCGTTGCCTGTGACTTGAGGAAAGGTTTCTCAGAAAGGACGGGCGATGAAATGGTCGTAACGGTAGAAGAATTAAGAAGACTGGAAGATAAGGATATCCGGGATCTGAGACGTGAGGATCTGGACAATGCGGGAGATATATTGATCGACAGACAGAAGCCTGCCAATCAGCGTATGAGAGAGTTCCTGGAAAAGACGAAGAATCCATATGCGGAAAATGTCGGGGACTATATTCTGCAGGTCACCTATTCCAAGACTTCGGAGGAAACGCTGGAGGATAAGATGGTCCAGCTTGCGAAGAGGATGACGAGAATCCCGCTCTGA
- a CDS encoding aldo/keto reductase: MKRWMCFICLLALLFSLSACGAEHDSNNLSSEDVVTQNTQTDVTNKDAESEMQPDYAGEQGENGMNDFVMKIGDREIAVSWEDNESVSALMDLAKASPLQIELSMYGGFEQVGAIGSSLPKNDVQLVTKAGDIVLYSGNQIVVFYGSNSWSYTRLGRIEGMTQQELTELLGNGDVVLSLFFRDSNGEKTDAYPIEDITLNSGYTMPVIGLGTWTLSNEEAENSVYHALKSGMRLIDTARYYRCEVGVGRGIQRAINEGIVSRDEIFVTSKVMPSDYDRAAQGIDDSLSDLNLSYVDLMLIHQPGSNDEEVYKAMEQAVRDGKVRSIGISNYYTKAQVDEVLSYAEIVPAVIQNENHLYYQNSELQEYVSQYGIVIESWYPFGGRGHTEEHFSDGTIVNIAEKYGKTPAQVILRWQVQAGYIAIPGSSNPDHIAENYDIFNFELTEDEMQQIYNLDRQKRYENW; encoded by the coding sequence ATGAAAAGATGGATGTGTTTCATTTGCCTGTTGGCCCTGCTTTTTTCCCTGTCAGCGTGTGGAGCGGAACATGATTCAAATAATCTCTCATCTGAAGATGTCGTTACGCAGAATACGCAGACAGATGTGACAAATAAGGATGCAGAATCAGAGATGCAGCCGGATTATGCAGGTGAGCAGGGAGAAAATGGGATGAATGATTTTGTGATGAAAATAGGCGACAGGGAAATAGCCGTATCCTGGGAAGATAATGAGAGCGTATCGGCGCTGATGGATCTGGCAAAGGCTTCGCCGCTTCAGATTGAACTGTCCATGTATGGCGGGTTTGAGCAGGTGGGAGCAATCGGCAGTAGCCTTCCGAAAAACGATGTGCAGCTGGTGACAAAAGCCGGGGATATTGTGTTGTATTCCGGTAATCAGATCGTTGTCTTTTACGGTTCCAATTCATGGAGCTATACAAGACTTGGCAGGATTGAAGGGATGACGCAGCAAGAACTGACAGAGCTTCTTGGAAATGGAGATGTAGTCCTGTCTCTGTTTTTCAGAGATTCCAATGGAGAAAAAACGGATGCATACCCTATAGAGGATATCACTCTGAACAGCGGATATACCATGCCTGTGATCGGACTTGGGACGTGGACGTTGTCCAATGAAGAGGCTGAGAATTCCGTTTATCATGCACTGAAAAGCGGGATGAGGCTGATCGATACGGCAAGATATTATCGCTGCGAGGTTGGCGTGGGAAGAGGCATCCAAAGAGCAATCAATGAAGGAATAGTAAGCAGAGACGAAATCTTTGTCACAAGCAAGGTCATGCCGAGCGACTATGACAGGGCAGCACAGGGCATAGATGATTCCTTAAGTGATTTGAATCTATCATATGTGGATTTGATGCTGATCCATCAGCCCGGTTCTAATGACGAAGAGGTCTATAAAGCGATGGAGCAGGCTGTCAGGGACGGCAAAGTACGGTCTATCGGCATTTCAAATTATTACACGAAGGCACAGGTGGATGAGGTGCTTTCCTATGCCGAGATTGTTCCGGCTGTTATTCAGAATGAGAATCACCTGTATTATCAGAACAGTGAACTGCAGGAATATGTGTCGCAGTATGGCATCGTAATTGAATCGTGGTATCCCTTCGGCGGAAGAGGTCATACGGAGGAGCATTTTTCTGATGGAACAATAGTAAATATCGCGGAAAAGTATGGGAAGACACCAGCCCAGGTAATCCTGAGATGGCAGGTGCAGGCGGGTTATATTGCAATTCCCGGTTCAAGCAATCCGGATCACATTGCGGAGAATTATGATATCTTTAATTTTGAATTGACCGAAGATGAAATGCAGCAGATTTATAATCTGGATCGACAGAAGCGATATGAAAACTGGTAA
- a CDS encoding flavodoxin family protein: MSKVLVITTSLRINSNSDRLAEELIKGADDAGHDVEHISLKDKDIRFCKGCLACQKTQKCVIKDDAVKIAEKVKNADTLVFATPIYYYEMSGQMKTLLDRCNPLYTTDYKFRNVYMLSTATEDEEYVPEKAISGLQGWVDCFEKAELVDSLFCGGISDAGEADNHQEELAEAYEFGKKLQ, encoded by the coding sequence ATGAGTAAGGTACTTGTGATAACGACCAGCCTGCGTATAAACAGTAATTCCGATAGGCTGGCAGAGGAATTGATAAAGGGTGCTGATGATGCCGGGCACGATGTAGAGCATATCAGCCTCAAGGATAAGGACATCCGTTTCTGTAAAGGCTGTCTTGCCTGCCAGAAGACGCAGAAGTGCGTCATTAAAGATGATGCCGTGAAAATTGCAGAGAAGGTCAAAAATGCAGATACACTGGTCTTTGCAACGCCAATCTATTATTATGAGATGAGCGGGCAGATGAAGACGCTGCTTGACCGTTGCAATCCGCTTTATACAACGGATTATAAGTTTCGTAATGTCTATATGCTTTCAACTGCAACAGAAGATGAAGAGTATGTTCCTGAAAAAGCAATATCCGGCCTGCAGGGATGGGTGGATTGCTTTGAAAAGGCAGAGCTTGTCGATTCACTTTTCTGCGGCGGCATTTCAGATGCAGGAGAGGCAGACAACCATCAGGAAGAACTGGCGGAAGCATACGAGTTCGGAAAAAAACTTCAGTAA
- a CDS encoding alpha/beta hydrolase, which yields MMKNEELKLVAEWDKTFPKSDKVDHSKVTFVNRYGITLAADMYVPKDVEGKLPAIAVSGPFGAVKEQCSGLYAQTMAERGFLTIAFDPSFTGESGGNVRYMASPDINTEDFMAAVDFLSLNDKVDPDRIGIIGICGWGGLAINTAALDTRIKATVASTMYDMTRVNANGYFDSEDSEEARYEKKKAMCAQRLEDLKTGEYKLGGGVVDPLPEDAPFFVADYHDYYKTDRGYHVRSLNSNGGWNVIGCESFMNQPILKYSNEIRSAVLLIHGEKAHSCYFSKDAYAAMTKNSKYTENKELMIIPGAVHTDLYDRTDIIPFDKMQRFFEENLK from the coding sequence ATGATGAAGAACGAAGAATTAAAGCTGGTGGCAGAGTGGGATAAGACTTTCCCGAAGAGCGACAAGGTAGATCATAGCAAGGTTACTTTTGTGAATCGATACGGCATCACACTGGCAGCGGATATGTATGTGCCGAAGGATGTAGAAGGCAAGCTCCCCGCGATTGCCGTTTCCGGCCCTTTTGGAGCAGTAAAGGAGCAGTGTTCCGGACTGTATGCACAGACGATGGCAGAAAGAGGATTCCTGACAATTGCTTTTGATCCTTCCTTTACAGGAGAAAGCGGCGGCAATGTCCGATACATGGCATCGCCGGATATCAATACAGAGGATTTTATGGCGGCGGTAGATTTCCTTTCGCTGAATGATAAGGTAGATCCAGATCGTATCGGGATCATCGGCATCTGCGGATGGGGCGGTCTGGCGATTAATACGGCGGCGCTTGATACCAGAATTAAAGCTACCGTGGCCTCCACGATGTATGACATGACCAGAGTAAACGCGAACGGTTACTTTGACTCCGAGGACAGCGAAGAAGCGCGTTATGAGAAGAAGAAAGCTATGTGCGCACAGAGATTGGAGGATTTGAAGACCGGGGAGTACAAACTGGGCGGCGGTGTCGTAGATCCACTTCCGGAGGATGCACCGTTCTTTGTTGCAGACTATCACGACTACTACAAGACTGACCGTGGCTATCATGTTCGTTCCCTTAACTCTAATGGCGGATGGAATGTGATCGGATGCGAGTCCTTTATGAATCAGCCGATCTTAAAATATAGTAATGAGATCCGCAGTGCGGTTCTGTTGATCCACGGGGAGAAGGCTCATTCCTGCTACTTCAGTAAGGATGCTTATGCAGCAATGACGAAGAACAGTAAGTATACGGAGAACAAAGAACTGATGATCATTCCGGGTGCGGTTCATACGGATCTGTATGACAGAACGGATATCATCCCGTTTGACAAGATGCAGAGGTTCTTTGAAGAGAATCTGAAATAA
- a CDS encoding LysR family transcriptional regulator: protein MEIRTLRYFLAVAREENMTRAAELLHITQPTLSKQLKSLEDELGKKLFTRHSFSISLTDEGILLRNRAEDLVGMADKIEKEFISLNDVTGGDLYFGLAESYQIRILAREINEFKKRYPGLRYHITSGDTEQVAEKLDKGLLDFAVLAEIPDASKYESLVFPEADIWGVVMPSDSLLAKKKAIRVDDLIGLPLFCSGQGWEKDVPSWAKDKMDQLHLEGSFRLSYNASLFAKEHLGYLLTFDKLVDTSADSGLVFRPLTPKLETNLYLIWKRYQTFSPIAERFMNQIRQTLLQQ, encoded by the coding sequence ATGGAAATACGAACCCTCAGATACTTTCTTGCCGTAGCAAGAGAGGAAAACATGACCAGAGCCGCCGAACTGCTGCATATCACACAGCCTACCCTTTCAAAACAGCTGAAGTCCCTGGAGGATGAACTTGGAAAAAAGCTCTTTACCCGTCATTCTTTCAGCATAAGTCTTACTGACGAAGGCATCCTGCTCAGAAATCGCGCGGAAGACCTTGTCGGTATGGCAGATAAGATAGAAAAAGAATTTATATCCCTCAATGATGTTACCGGCGGAGATCTTTATTTCGGACTGGCAGAATCCTATCAGATCAGAATTCTTGCCAGGGAGATCAATGAATTTAAGAAAAGATACCCCGGACTCAGATACCATATCACAAGCGGAGATACAGAGCAGGTAGCTGAAAAATTGGATAAAGGTCTCCTTGACTTCGCAGTTCTTGCAGAGATTCCGGATGCATCAAAATATGAATCCCTGGTATTTCCTGAAGCTGACATCTGGGGAGTTGTTATGCCATCCGATTCACTGCTTGCGAAGAAAAAGGCTATTCGTGTGGATGACCTTATTGGATTACCCTTATTCTGTTCCGGGCAGGGATGGGAAAAGGATGTTCCCAGTTGGGCTAAAGACAAGATGGACCAGCTGCATTTGGAAGGCTCCTTCCGCCTTTCATACAACGCATCACTTTTTGCCAAAGAACATCTCGGGTATCTCCTGACCTTTGATAAACTTGTGGATACTTCTGCGGACAGCGGACTTGTATTCCGCCCGCTGACACCGAAACTTGAAACCAATCTGTATCTCATCTGGAAAAGATACCAGACCTTCTCGCCGATAGCAGAAAGATTTATGAATCAAATCAGGCAGACTCTATTGCAGCAATAA